The following proteins come from a genomic window of Diprion similis isolate iyDipSimi1 chromosome 8, iyDipSimi1.1, whole genome shotgun sequence:
- the LOC124409660 gene encoding uncharacterized protein LOC124409660 isoform X1: protein MWLSSRRKLAILAALSEFFIHAEAKYCAFEIHGEPKYYVCPRTEYCCNFGCCVSPGFQIYHLWYYWLLVIIMFLVCSGGGWWYRYWLQGRYRPSTSTLPLRTPSSRAQNAPRGPTCRAQQARVTYNPARNTVLLHRMWKGPQRNATPPAYNGAAASSAQFQNTNVVLNENNCPYYELYGPPPSYETVIAQTRGKVTSPSTAMENPRPNVQSSNMQNQNAMHCFSHNYSSLPTRAHLDNNVVERRNSCGSNIEEGDNYVESFSYKKFVQKYDAQQSLRRGGTNLPVESYSNQESTTCRTRLQNIPNKMLPFYVAESMQQLHDGEVKSSQNNCVTNSSSQNNYSEACTSSQFGQVTAISQGIRNIRSIQDSEAIDEMDNPKLKRLGMEEIETEKSSDENHMRLESHVSRIPEMLTYSKIDASRVKCDQGQSSSLNRRSGGFSQWGATSESYRETNLEDHKRMERLSYMKIDIDRAKSTTNSKSKNFFSDCEECEAQNGGSTFHLNPSNNVILPSPNPNIQINSSPPINVIENYQHYPPTSLSPPAQRSNTSTNFESENKLGRSKSLD, encoded by the exons atgtgGCTCAGCAGTCGAAGAAAGCTAGCAATATTAGCTGCGTTATCAGAGTTTTTCATCCAC GCAGAAGCAAAATACTGTGCCTTTGAAATACACGGCGAGCCAAAATACTATGT GTGTCCCAGAACTGAATACTGCTGCAATTTTGGATGCTGTGTATCCCCAGGTTTCCAAATCTATCATCTTTGGTATTATTG GCTTTTGGTCATAATTATGTTTTTGGTATGCTCCGGAGGTGGATGGTGGTACCGCTACTGGTTGCAAGGAAGATACAGGCCGTCAACGTCGACGCTTCCACTGAGAACGCCAAGTTCAAGGGCTCAGAACGCACCGAGGGGACCCACATGCCGCGCGCAGCAGGCCAGAGTAACTTACAATCCAGCTCGCAATACCGTCCTATTACACCGTATGTGGAAAG GTCCCCAAAGAAATGCAACACCTCCAGCTTACAACGGCGCAGCAGCGAGCTCGGCTCAGTTTCAAAATACAAACGTTGTGTTGAACGAGAACAACTGCCCGTACTACGAACTGTATGGCCCTCCACCTAGCTACGAGACTGTGATCGCTCAAACTCGGGGTAAAGTAACGAGCCCCTCTACGGCAATGGAGAACCCAAGACCAAACGTGCAAAGCTCTAATATGCAAAACCAGAATGCGATGCattgtttttcacataattaTAGCAGCCTGCCAACAAGAGCGCATCTCGACAACAATGTTGTTGAGCGACGAAATAGTTGCGGCTCGAATATAGAAGAGGGGGACAATTACGTAGAGAGCTTTAGCTACAAgaaatttgtacagaaataTGATGCCCAGCAGTCGCTAAGGCGAGGAGGTACGAATTTGCCCGTTGAAAGCTATTCGAATCAGGAAAGTACGACCTGCAGAACGAGGCTCCAAAATATTCCAAACAAAATGCTGCCCTTCTACGTAGCAGAAAGCATGCAACAGTTGCACGACGGAGAAGTCAAATCTAGTCAAAATAATTGCGTCACTAACAGTTCCtcgcaaaataattattccgaAGCCTGCACCAGCAGTCAGTTTGGACAAGTTACTGCGATTAGTCAGGGAATTAGAAATATACGATCGATTCAAGATTCCGAAGCGATCGATGAAATGGACAATCCAAAATTGAAGAGACTGGGAATGgaagaaattgaaactgaaaagtccagcgatgaaaatcacatgAGACTCGAATCGCATGTCTCTAGAATCCCTGAAATGCTTACGTATTCGAAGATTGACGCCTCAAGGGTAAAGTGTGATCAAGGTCAAAGTAGTTCCTTGAATCGTAGGTCCGGAGGTTTTTCTCAGTGGGGAGCAACTAGCGAAAGTTACAGAGAAACTAATCTTGAGGATCATAAACGAATGGAAAGATTGAGTTacatgaaaattgatattgacCGCGCAAAATCAACAACTAATTCAAAGAGTAAGAACTTTTTCTCCGACTGTGAAGAATGTGAGGCACAAAATGGCGGAAGTACTTTTCACCTAAATCCATCCAACAATGTGATATTACCTTCTCCTAATCCtaatattcaaattaattcTTCACCTCCGATAAATGTTATCGAAAACTATCAACACTACCCTCCAACGTCGTTGTCGCCACCTGCACAAAGGTCAAACACGAgcacaaattttgaaagtgaaaacaaattaGGCAGATCAAAGTCGCTCGACTAA
- the LOC124409660 gene encoding uncharacterized protein LOC124409660 isoform X2 produces the protein MWLSSRRKLAILAALSEFFIHAEAKYCAFEIHGEPKYYVCPRTEYCCNFGCCVSPGFQIYHLWYYWLLVIIMFLVCSGGGWWYRYWLQGRYRPSTSTLPLRTPSSRAQNAPRGPTCRAQQARVTYNPARNTVLLHRPQRNATPPAYNGAAASSAQFQNTNVVLNENNCPYYELYGPPPSYETVIAQTRGKVTSPSTAMENPRPNVQSSNMQNQNAMHCFSHNYSSLPTRAHLDNNVVERRNSCGSNIEEGDNYVESFSYKKFVQKYDAQQSLRRGGTNLPVESYSNQESTTCRTRLQNIPNKMLPFYVAESMQQLHDGEVKSSQNNCVTNSSSQNNYSEACTSSQFGQVTAISQGIRNIRSIQDSEAIDEMDNPKLKRLGMEEIETEKSSDENHMRLESHVSRIPEMLTYSKIDASRVKCDQGQSSSLNRRSGGFSQWGATSESYRETNLEDHKRMERLSYMKIDIDRAKSTTNSKSKNFFSDCEECEAQNGGSTFHLNPSNNVILPSPNPNIQINSSPPINVIENYQHYPPTSLSPPAQRSNTSTNFESENKLGRSKSLD, from the exons atgtgGCTCAGCAGTCGAAGAAAGCTAGCAATATTAGCTGCGTTATCAGAGTTTTTCATCCAC GCAGAAGCAAAATACTGTGCCTTTGAAATACACGGCGAGCCAAAATACTATGT GTGTCCCAGAACTGAATACTGCTGCAATTTTGGATGCTGTGTATCCCCAGGTTTCCAAATCTATCATCTTTGGTATTATTG GCTTTTGGTCATAATTATGTTTTTGGTATGCTCCGGAGGTGGATGGTGGTACCGCTACTGGTTGCAAGGAAGATACAGGCCGTCAACGTCGACGCTTCCACTGAGAACGCCAAGTTCAAGGGCTCAGAACGCACCGAGGGGACCCACATGCCGCGCGCAGCAGGCCAGAGTAACTTACAATCCAGCTCGCAATACCGTCCTATTACACC GTCCCCAAAGAAATGCAACACCTCCAGCTTACAACGGCGCAGCAGCGAGCTCGGCTCAGTTTCAAAATACAAACGTTGTGTTGAACGAGAACAACTGCCCGTACTACGAACTGTATGGCCCTCCACCTAGCTACGAGACTGTGATCGCTCAAACTCGGGGTAAAGTAACGAGCCCCTCTACGGCAATGGAGAACCCAAGACCAAACGTGCAAAGCTCTAATATGCAAAACCAGAATGCGATGCattgtttttcacataattaTAGCAGCCTGCCAACAAGAGCGCATCTCGACAACAATGTTGTTGAGCGACGAAATAGTTGCGGCTCGAATATAGAAGAGGGGGACAATTACGTAGAGAGCTTTAGCTACAAgaaatttgtacagaaataTGATGCCCAGCAGTCGCTAAGGCGAGGAGGTACGAATTTGCCCGTTGAAAGCTATTCGAATCAGGAAAGTACGACCTGCAGAACGAGGCTCCAAAATATTCCAAACAAAATGCTGCCCTTCTACGTAGCAGAAAGCATGCAACAGTTGCACGACGGAGAAGTCAAATCTAGTCAAAATAATTGCGTCACTAACAGTTCCtcgcaaaataattattccgaAGCCTGCACCAGCAGTCAGTTTGGACAAGTTACTGCGATTAGTCAGGGAATTAGAAATATACGATCGATTCAAGATTCCGAAGCGATCGATGAAATGGACAATCCAAAATTGAAGAGACTGGGAATGgaagaaattgaaactgaaaagtccagcgatgaaaatcacatgAGACTCGAATCGCATGTCTCTAGAATCCCTGAAATGCTTACGTATTCGAAGATTGACGCCTCAAGGGTAAAGTGTGATCAAGGTCAAAGTAGTTCCTTGAATCGTAGGTCCGGAGGTTTTTCTCAGTGGGGAGCAACTAGCGAAAGTTACAGAGAAACTAATCTTGAGGATCATAAACGAATGGAAAGATTGAGTTacatgaaaattgatattgacCGCGCAAAATCAACAACTAATTCAAAGAGTAAGAACTTTTTCTCCGACTGTGAAGAATGTGAGGCACAAAATGGCGGAAGTACTTTTCACCTAAATCCATCCAACAATGTGATATTACCTTCTCCTAATCCtaatattcaaattaattcTTCACCTCCGATAAATGTTATCGAAAACTATCAACACTACCCTCCAACGTCGTTGTCGCCACCTGCACAAAGGTCAAACACGAgcacaaattttgaaagtgaaaacaaattaGGCAGATCAAAGTCGCTCGACTAA